The Fusobacterium massiliense DNA window ACTAGAAAGTTTAGATACAGCTAAAACTTTGCTAAAAGAAGATAAAATTGTTTTGGTAATAAGTGGAAGTAGTGATTTGAGTTCAGCAAGTCTAGAACCCGATAGATATGAGCTTTTAAATATTTTCAAAAAATATGGCTATACTATAGTAGATTCTAATTTTCCTTATAACGAAGATTTTCCATATAAAGATTATAAGGAAATAAATATTTTAAAAGCTAGTTGGTCAAATATTTTCTATTACCCTCAAACCTTATATAATAAAAGGTTTAAAAAACAAATATTGAGACATCTAGAACCAATTAGGGAACTTAAAGAAGTAGTCATAATTTCACAGAGTTCAGGACTTAATATTTGGAAAAAATTTATGAAAATATCAAATTTTCAGAATGAAAATATAAAAATATTTGCTTTAGGAGCATTTGCTAAAGGATATGGAAGCATAAAAAATACTCTCGTATTTAAAGGTTCTTTTGATATCTATTCTTGGCTTTTAGATTTTCATAAGACAGATGTTATTGTAAAATGTGGACATATGGGCTATTTTAAAAGTAAAGATGTACAAGAAAAAATAGAAGAGTATTTGAAAAATAACAACAGTAAAATAAGTTGGGAGGAATTTTGAAAGTATTATTAACAGGTGCTACTGGTTTTTTAGGGAAATATATAGTAGAAGAATTAAAAAATAATTCTTATGAAGTTATTGGATTTGGTAGAAACGAAAAAATTGGAAAAGAATTAGAAGATAAGAATGTTAAATTTTTTAAAGGAGATATAAGAAATAAAGAAGAACTATATGAAGCTCTTAAAGGTTGTAAAGCCGTTATACATTCAGCAGCACTTTCTACAGTTTGGGGAAAATGGGAAAATTTTTATAATATAAATGTTGTTGGTACAAAAAATATTGTAGAAATATGTGAAGAGAAAAAAATAAAATTAGTCTATATATCTTCACCAAGTATTTATGCTGGAGCCAAAAACCAGCTAGATGTAAAAGAAGAGGAAGCTCCTAAAAAAAATGATTTAAACTACTATATAAAAACTAAAATTCTGGCTGAAAAAATAATCAAAGAATCTTCCTTAGACTATATTATTATTCGTCCAAGAGGACTTTTTGGGATAGGAGATACAAGTATAATCCCAAGACTTTTAAAATTAAATTCAAAAATAGGTATACCTCTTTTTAATGATGGAAAACAAAAAGTAGATGTAAGTTGTATTGAGAATGTTGCCTATGCAGTAAGGTTAGCTTTGGAATGTAAAAAATATACTAGAACAGTATATAATATAACTAATGATGAGCCTATGGAATTTAAAGAAATTTTAAATTTATTCTTTAATGAATTAGGAGAAAAAGCAAAATATTTAAAATGGAATTATAATTTAGTTTTACCATTTGTAATTTTATTAGAAAAAATTTATAAAATTTTTAAAATTGAAAAAGAACCAGCACTTACAAAATATACTCTATATTTAATGAGATATAGTCAAACTTTAAATATAGATAAGGCAAAACGAGAACTTAATTATAAGCCTAAAATTTCAGTATATGAGGGAGTAAAAAAATATGTCAAGTATACAAAAAATAGAGAAAATTAAATATTTCTCTTGTGGTTATTGTACAAATAATCTAAAAAAAGTTTTTAAAGGACAGCCTTCAAAAATTTTAGATTTTTATGCTGGTGTATTTTTAATTAAACATAAAGAACAAGGCTATATTTTATATGACACAGGCTATTCTATGGAAATTTTAAGGAATAAGCTAAAATATCTTCTTTATAGATTTGCTAATCCTATCACATTAAAAAGAGAAGATATTATAGACTATCAATTAGAAAGAAATGGAATAAAAAAAGAAGAAATAAAGTATATTATAATATCTCATTTACATCCTGACCATATAGGTGGATTGAAATTGTTTCCAGATTCTAAAATTATAATTACAAAAAAATGTTATCTTGATTACAAGAAGAAAAAAAATAGTATATTGATATTTGATGAGTTATTGCCAAAAAATTTTGAGAAAAGGTTGATTGTAATAGATAGTTTTAAAAATAATGAATGTTTTAAATATAAAGAGAGCTCAGACTTGTTTAATGATGGTTCAATGATGATAGTTGAGATAGATGGACATACAAAAGGCCAAGCTTGCTTATATTTTCCAGAAAGTAAATTATTGATAGCTGCTGATGTTTCTTGGGGGACAAATTTTTTATCATTAACTGAAAAAATGACTTGGATAGCTAGAAAAATACAAAATAATTTTTATGAATATAAAAAAGGAAATGAACTTTTAAGAGAAGTAATAGAAAATGGAATATCTGTAATTGTAAGCCATGATGAAAGAGAAAAAGTGATAGAAATTTTAAAAAAATGTATGGAGAGATATAATGCAAAAAATTTTTAATATTATAGTTACTTTTATAAAAGTAAGATATTTTAGAAAATGGACTTCAAGAGAAAAATTATTAAAATATCAAGAGAAAGAAATAAAAAAACATTTAAAATTTTTAAAAGAAAAATCACCTTACTTCAAGGAGCATGAAATAGATAATAATTTTTCTATGGATAAAGAATTTATGATGAAAAATTTTAATAACTTAAATACACTGGGAGTAATAAAAGAAGATGCAATGACTGTGGCTATAAATAGTGAAAAAACAAGGGATTTTTCTCAAAAATATAAAAATATTTCTGTTGGCTTGTCATCAGGAACTTCGGGACATAGAGGAATATTTATTACAACTCAAAAAGAACAGGGAATTTGGGCAGGAACTATACTTGCAAAAGCACTTCCTAAAAATGATATTTTTGGGCATAGAATAGCTTTCTTTTTAAGAGCCGATAACGACTTATATAAAAGTATAAATTCATTTTTTATAAGTCTTAAATATTTTGATACTTTTAAAGGTATTGAGGAACATATTGAAAATTTAATTAAATATAAGCCAACAATTATTGTAGCTCCTCCATCGATTTTACTTTTACTTTCAAAAAAAATAGAAAATGAGAAACTTGAAATTAAAGTGAAAAAAGTAATATCAGTTGCAGAAATATTGGAAGAAAAAGATAAGGAATATATAAAAAAACAATTTAAACTTGAAGTAATTCATCAAATTTATCAAGCAACAGAAGGTTTTTTAGCTTGTACTTGTGAATTTGGGAATCTTCACTTAAATGAAGATTTAATAAAATTTGAAAAAAAATATATAGATAAAAAAAGATTTTACCCAATAATAACTGATTTTAAAAGAACAAGTCAACCATTTATAAATTATTATTTAAATGATATCTTGATTGAAGATAGAGAAAGTTGTCCTTGTGGCTCTTGTTTACAAAAAATTGAAAAGATTGAAGGAAGAGCAGATGATATTTTTGTTTTCATTACTAAAAATAACAAGAAAATAACTGTGTTTCCTGATTTTATAAGAAGGACAATACTATTTGTTGAAAATATAACAGAATATCAAGTATTTCAAATAAGTCATAAAACTTTGGAAGTTGCTGTTTTAAATTTAGACGAGAAACAAGAAAAAAATATAAGAGAAGAATTTTTTAAACTATTTAAAAAATTAGATATAGTTGATGTAGAAATAAATTTTATAGAATATAAACTAGACAACACAAAAAAGATGAAAAGAATTTGTCAAAAAATGAAGAAAGAGGATTTGAGATGAGAAAAATTAAAATAAGAGCTTATGGTTGTGCATTGCCAGAAAAAATTATATATTTTAAAAATCAAAAAAGATATAAGATAGGAGCTAAGGAAACTCAACTTTCTCTAATAGAAAAAGCAGTAAATAATGCTTTAAAAAATGCCGAGTTAAGTATAGATGACATAGACTGTATTGTCTCTGCTTGTGCAGTTGGCTTACAACCTATACCTTGTACAGCAGCCTTAATTCATGAGAGAGTAGCTAAAGGAAAAGATATTCCTGCTTTAGATATAAATACTACTTGTACTAGTTTTATGACAACTTTAGACACTATGTCTTATCTATTGGAAGCTAGTAGATATAAAAGAATTTTAATTGTATCGGCAGATGTTCCATCAAAAGCTTTAAATCCAAATCAAAAAGAAAGTTATGAACTTTTCAGTGATGGAGCAGTAGCATATTTAATTGAAAAAACAGATGAAGAAATAGGTATAATAGATAGTGTGCAAAAAACTTGGTCAGAGGGAGCACATTCAACAGAAATAAGAGGTGGTCTAAGTTTGTATCACCCCGAAAATTATACAGAAAAAACAAAAGAAGAATATATGTTTGATATGAATGGGAAAAAAATATTATCTCTTTCAATAAAAGAAATTCCAGAACTATTGAATAATTTTTTAAGAAAAAATGATTTGAAAATTGAAGATATAGATATGGTTATTCCACATCAAGCCAGTATTGCTATGCCATTAGTCATGGAAAAAATGGGAATAAAAAAAGGAAAATATATTGATGAAGTAGAAGAATATGGAAATATGGTATCTGCTTCAGTACCTATGGTATTAGCTCATGCTTTAGAAAAGAATATTATAAAAAAAGGAAACACTCTACTTTTAATTGGCACAGCAGCTGGACTGACTACAAATATGATTATTATAAAAATATAGTATTTTAGAGTGATTTTTTAGTAAAAATAATTAAAAAAGGCAAACCAAAATTTTAAAAGGTTTGCCTTTTTATTTCTATATACAACTATAAATTTAGAAAAAATGTGATAAAATAGAAATAAAATATTTATTTTTTTAGGAGAATATCATGAGAAAGAAATTTTTTTATTTATTTACTTTATTATTTTTAATTTTTAACTTCACACTTAATGCTTCTGAAGCAAAAGAAGAATATATTTCTGGAAAAATTATAAATCTAATTTCTGTAGAAAAACCGACTACAGAAGATGAAAGTGTAAAAGAAATTCAAAAATATAATGTTAAGTTACTTGAGGGAAATGACAAGAATGAAATTATAGAGGTAGATTTACCCATCTATAAAAATACTGAGTACAATATTGGAGCTGAAGTTGGTGATAAGGTTGTAATATACAAATCTTTTCAAAATTATGAAAACAATGAAAGTAAAATAGAATACTATATTTCTGATATAGATAAAAGGACAGATATCTATATAATGCTAGGAATATTTGGAGTTTTAATATTAGTAATTGCAAAAAAGAATGGAATTAAAGCTATGGTAGCTCTTGTTACTACTATATTTTTTATAGTCTTTATTTTTATACCAGCAATACAAAAAGGAAATTCTCCTATATTTTTTGCTGTTTTAACTTGCATATTCTCATCACTTATTACAATCTCATTTACAATGGGAATAAATAAAAAGTTCTTAGTTGCTCTTTTAGGAACTATTTCTGGAGTAGTCATTTCTGGATTACTTTCATATATTTTTACATATAAAATGAGAATTAATGGATATTTAGATTCTGATATTTTAGCATCTGCTTATCTTTTTAAAAATATAAATCTTAAAGAATTAATTCCAGCAGGAGTAATAATAGGAAGTTTAGGAGCTGTTATGGACGTAGCAGTATCTATAACATCTGCCATTAATGAACTATATGAAACTAATGAAAAGTTGACAAAAAAATCTATATTTAAATCAGCATTAAATATAGGAAATGACATAATTGGAACGATGATAAATACACTTATCTTAGCATATATTGCTAGTTCATTATTTACCTTGCTTTTAATATATATTCAAGCAAATGATTACCCAGCAATTAGAATTTTGAATTACCAAGATATTGCAGTTGAAATTATGAGATCTGTTTGTGGAAGTATAGGAATATTAATTGCTATACCTATAACAGCTTTTATAGGTTCGAATCTATTTTCTTATAAAAAAAGTATAAGTTCTCCGAACTCAAAATAAAAAAACTTTCTTGACTGTACTGATACCAAAAAGTTGGACAAATTAATTTAACTTACTAATAAGGATTGACTTCTGTAAGAAGCAGGAGTTAATCCTTTTAATTTTTATATAGGAAAATATAAAATTAAATAGCAAAATTAGTCTCTGATGTCCGTATTAGTTCAAATAGCCTATGTTTATTGAGCTCGTAGAACTCATACAGCTATCAAGAGACTTTATTTATACACTTTTATATAGAATAAAAAAATCATATAGAATAATGAAAAGATTTTTATTTACTAGATTTTTTATGTCATTTATGGTATTATAAAATGAATTTTAAATATAAAGAGAGGTATGAAAATGTTTGATAAATTAGAAGAAGTTGTTGCAAGATATGATGAGCTAAATAAGTTATTAGTTAGTCCAGAGGTTCTTGCTGATTCTAAAAAAATGATAGAATATAATAAAGCTCTTAATGATATCACAGGAATTGTTGAAAAATATAAAGAGTATAAAAAGTATGTAAACGATATAGATTTTATTAAAGAAAGTTTTAAAACTGAAAAAGATCCTGATATGAAAGAAATGCTTAATGAAGAATTGAAAGAAGCTGAAGAAAAATTACCAGAACTTGAGAATGAATTAAAGGTATTACTTCTACCAAAAGATAAAAATGATGACAAAAACGTTATAGTGGAAATTAGAGGTGGAGCTGGTGGAGATGAAGCTGCTCTATTTGCAGCTGATTTATTTAGAATGTATTCTAGATATGCTGAAAGAAGAAAATGGAAAATAGAAATTATTGAAAAGCAAGATGGAGAACTTGGAGGATTAAAAGAAGTTGCCTTTACAATTATCGGTCTAGGAGCTTATTCAAGATTAAAATTTGAATCGGGAGTTCATAGAGTACAAAGAGTGCCTAAGACAGAAGCTTCTGGAAGAATTCATACTTCTACTGCAACAGTTGCTGTTCTTCCAGAAATAGAAGATATTCAAGAAGTTAAAATAGATCCAAAGGAATTAAAAATTGATACATACAGATCTGGTGGAGCTGGAGGTCAACACGTAAATATGACAGATTCAGCTGTTAGAATTACTCACTTACCAACAGGAATAGTTGTTCAATGTCAAGATGAAAGATCTCAATTAAAAAATAGAGAAAAAGCAATGAAACACTTGATTACTAAACTTTATGAAATGGAACAAGAAAAACAAAGAAGTGAAGTTGAATCTGAAAGAAGACTACAAGTTGGAACAGGGGATAGAGCTGAAAAAATTAGAACATACAATTTTCCAGATGGAAGAATAACTGATCATAGAATAAAACTTACTGTACATCAATTAGAAGCATTTTTAGACGGGGATATTGATGAAATGATTGATGCACTTATAACATTCCATCAAGCTGAATTACTTTCTGCTTCTGAGGCATAATTGAATTTACTTGAAATATTAAAATTTTCTGAAGAGTATTTGAAAAAATACTCTTTTTCAAAACCCCGTTTAGAAGCTGAAAATTTAGTTTCATATGTATTAAATCTCAATGATAGGCTTACTTT harbors:
- the prfA gene encoding peptide chain release factor 1, producing MFDKLEEVVARYDELNKLLVSPEVLADSKKMIEYNKALNDITGIVEKYKEYKKYVNDIDFIKESFKTEKDPDMKEMLNEELKEAEEKLPELENELKVLLLPKDKNDDKNVIVEIRGGAGGDEAALFAADLFRMYSRYAERRKWKIEIIEKQDGELGGLKEVAFTIIGLGAYSRLKFESGVHRVQRVPKTEASGRIHTSTATVAVLPEIEDIQEVKIDPKELKIDTYRSGGAGGQHVNMTDSAVRITHLPTGIVVQCQDERSQLKNREKAMKHLITKLYEMEQEKQRSEVESERRLQVGTGDRAEKIRTYNFPDGRITDHRIKLTVHQLEAFLDGDIDEMIDALITFHQAELLSASEA
- a CDS encoding 3-oxoacyl-[acyl-carrier-protein] synthase III C-terminal domain-containing protein gives rise to the protein MRKIKIRAYGCALPEKIIYFKNQKRYKIGAKETQLSLIEKAVNNALKNAELSIDDIDCIVSACAVGLQPIPCTAALIHERVAKGKDIPALDINTTCTSFMTTLDTMSYLLEASRYKRILIVSADVPSKALNPNQKESYELFSDGAVAYLIEKTDEEIGIIDSVQKTWSEGAHSTEIRGGLSLYHPENYTEKTKEEYMFDMNGKKILSLSIKEIPELLNNFLRKNDLKIEDIDMVIPHQASIAMPLVMEKMGIKKGKYIDEVEEYGNMVSASVPMVLAHALEKNIIKKGNTLLLIGTAAGLTTNMIIIKI
- a CDS encoding MBL fold metallo-hydrolase, which produces MSSIQKIEKIKYFSCGYCTNNLKKVFKGQPSKILDFYAGVFLIKHKEQGYILYDTGYSMEILRNKLKYLLYRFANPITLKREDIIDYQLERNGIKKEEIKYIIISHLHPDHIGGLKLFPDSKIIITKKCYLDYKKKKNSILIFDELLPKNFEKRLIVIDSFKNNECFKYKESSDLFNDGSMMIVEIDGHTKGQACLYFPESKLLIAADVSWGTNFLSLTEKMTWIARKIQNNFYEYKKGNELLREVIENGISVIVSHDEREKVIEILKKCMERYNAKNF
- a CDS encoding YibE/F family protein; translated protein: MRKKFFYLFTLLFLIFNFTLNASEAKEEYISGKIINLISVEKPTTEDESVKEIQKYNVKLLEGNDKNEIIEVDLPIYKNTEYNIGAEVGDKVVIYKSFQNYENNESKIEYYISDIDKRTDIYIMLGIFGVLILVIAKKNGIKAMVALVTTIFFIVFIFIPAIQKGNSPIFFAVLTCIFSSLITISFTMGINKKFLVALLGTISGVVISGLLSYIFTYKMRINGYLDSDILASAYLFKNINLKELIPAGVIIGSLGAVMDVAVSITSAINELYETNEKLTKKSIFKSALNIGNDIIGTMINTLILAYIASSLFTLLLIYIQANDYPAIRILNYQDIAVEIMRSVCGSIGILIAIPITAFIGSNLFSYKKSISSPNSK
- a CDS encoding NAD-dependent epimerase/dehydratase family protein — translated: MKVLLTGATGFLGKYIVEELKNNSYEVIGFGRNEKIGKELEDKNVKFFKGDIRNKEELYEALKGCKAVIHSAALSTVWGKWENFYNINVVGTKNIVEICEEKKIKLVYISSPSIYAGAKNQLDVKEEEAPKKNDLNYYIKTKILAEKIIKESSLDYIIIRPRGLFGIGDTSIIPRLLKLNSKIGIPLFNDGKQKVDVSCIENVAYAVRLALECKKYTRTVYNITNDEPMEFKEILNLFFNELGEKAKYLKWNYNLVLPFVILLEKIYKIFKIEKEPALTKYTLYLMRYSQTLNIDKAKRELNYKPKISVYEGVKKYVKYTKNREN
- a CDS encoding F390 synthetase-related protein; amino-acid sequence: MQKIFNIIVTFIKVRYFRKWTSREKLLKYQEKEIKKHLKFLKEKSPYFKEHEIDNNFSMDKEFMMKNFNNLNTLGVIKEDAMTVAINSEKTRDFSQKYKNISVGLSSGTSGHRGIFITTQKEQGIWAGTILAKALPKNDIFGHRIAFFLRADNDLYKSINSFFISLKYFDTFKGIEEHIENLIKYKPTIIVAPPSILLLLSKKIENEKLEIKVKKVISVAEILEEKDKEYIKKQFKLEVIHQIYQATEGFLACTCEFGNLHLNEDLIKFEKKYIDKKRFYPIITDFKRTSQPFINYYLNDILIEDRESCPCGSCLQKIEKIEGRADDIFVFITKNNKKITVFPDFIRRTILFVENITEYQVFQISHKTLEVAVLNLDEKQEKNIREEFFKLFKKLDIVDVEINFIEYKLDNTKKMKRICQKMKKEDLR